A genomic stretch from Myxocyprinus asiaticus isolate MX2 ecotype Aquarium Trade chromosome 24, UBuf_Myxa_2, whole genome shotgun sequence includes:
- the LOC127415033 gene encoding CXXC-type zinc finger protein 1-like isoform X1: MDSEASDFERRRRPEMSLDQRNAPVYCLCRKPDINCFMIGCDSCSEWFHGDCINISEKTAKTIRVWYCEKCRSKDGSLEIKYRPKKSREKEMEPDRTDKEPDTPDFKMDGRRGARIKRSARMCGECEACMRTEDCGQCDFCKDMKKFGGPNKIRQKCRLRQCEVRARKMLRVKDEEYSMSKGSDHHFQDGLLSEDYSDNEMELYQQYCAGQYGDHSTGWNSDDDDGSHGDSTIRKRAVKVKHVKRREKRSEKMKEENKPRKHKPKQKHRDKVRHSERAEVRDSGGARQCLGPGCVEAARSNSKYCSDDCGMKLAANRLYEILPQRIQQWQQSPCIAEEQGKKLLERIRREQQSARMRLTEMEKRFHELEGIIAKAKQQVVQHDEEVNEGDDDTDLQIFCVSCSHPVNPKVALRHMERCYAKYESQTSFGSMYPTRIEGATRLFCDVYNPQSKTYCKRLQVLCPEHSRDPKVPADEVCGCPLVRDVFEPTGEYCRVSKRKCNKHYCWEKLRRAEVDLERVRVWYKLDELFEQERNVRTAMTNRAGLMALMLHQTIQHDPITTDLRTSKDR; this comes from the exons ATG GACAGCGAGGCATCAGACTTTGAGCGACGTCGCAGACCAGAGATGAGTCTGGACCAGAGAAATGCACCTGTGTATTGCCTTTGTCGCAAACCGGACATCAACTGCTTCATGAT TGGTTGTGACAGTTGCAGTGAGTGGTTTCATGGAGACTGTATAAATATATCCGAGAAGACTGCCAAAACCATCCGCGTATGGTACTGCGAAAAGTGTCGAA GTAAAGATGGATCCTTAGAGATCAAATATCGTCCCAAGAAGAGTCGTGAAAAAGAGATGGAGCCTGACAGAACAGACAAAGAGCCCGACACGCCGGATTTCAAGATGGATGGACGGCGCGGGGCACGG ATCAAGCGTTCCGCTCGCATGTGTGGAGAATGCGAAGCCTGTATGCGCACAGAAGACTGTGGACAGTGTGACTTCTGTAAAGACATGAAGAAGTTCGGCGGCCCGAATAAGATCAGACAGAAGTGTCGACTGAGGCAGTGTGAAGTGCGGGCGAGG AAAATGTTGCGAGTGAAGGATGAGGAATACTCCATGTCTAAAGGCAGCGACCACCACTTTCAAGATGGCCTGCTCTCTGAAGATTACAGTGATAATGAAATGGAGTTGTATCAGCAGTACTGCGCCGGGCAGTATGGAGACCACAGCACG GGTTGGAACAGCGATGATGACGATGGTTCACACGGTGATTCAACTATTAGAAAGAGAGCTGTCAAGGTCAAGCATGTGAAAAGAAGAGAGAAGCGATCTGAAAAAATG AAAGAAGAGAATAAGCCTCGGAAGCACAAGCCAAAACAGAAGCACCGGGACAAGGTGAGACATAGCGAGAGGGCAGAGGTTCGAGACAGTGGAGGAGCCAGACAGTGCCTCGGACCTGGATGTGTTGAAGCAGCACGCTCCAACTCCAAATACTGCTCTGATGACTGCGGCATGAAGCTCGCAGCCAA TCGACTCTATGAGATCCTGCCCCAGCGTATTCAACAATGGCAGCAGAGCCCATGTATCGCCGAGGAACAGGGTAAGAAACTTCTAGAGCGCATTCGCCGTGAGCAGCAGTCGGCTCGTATGCGACTCACTGAAATGGAGAAACGATTCCATGAGCTGGAGGGCATCATCGCTAAAGCCAAACAACAGGTTGTGCAGCATGACGAAGAG GTGAATGAGGGAGACGACGACACAGATCTCCAAATCTTCTGTGTGTCCTGCAGTCACCCAGTTAACCCCAAGGTGGCACTCCGTCACATGGAAAGGTGCTACGCCAAG TATGAGAGTCAGACATCATTTGGCTCCATGTATCCCACACGCATAGAGGG TGCTACACGGCTCTTCTGCGACGTTTACAATCCACAAAGCAAAACCTACTGTAAGAGACTGCAGGTTCTCTGTCCAGAGCACTCCAGAGACCCAAAG GTCCCTGCAGATGAGGTGTGTGGGTGTCCACTGGTCCGTGATGTATTTGAGCCCACCGGAGAGTACTGCAGGGTGTCCAAACGCAAATGTAACAAGCACTACTGCTGGGAGAAACTCCGCAGGGCTGAAGTGGACCTTGAACGAGTCAGAGTG TGGTACAAGTTGGATGAATTGTTTGAGCAGGAGCGCAATGTAAGAACTGCCATGACGAATCGCGCAGGCCTCATGGCCCTCATGCTGCACCAGACAATTCAACATGACCCGATTACCACAGACCTGAGAACCAGCAAGGACAGATAA
- the LOC127415033 gene encoding CXXC-type zinc finger protein 1-like isoform X2 produces MSLDQRNAPVYCLCRKPDINCFMIGCDSCSEWFHGDCINISEKTAKTIRVWYCEKCRSKDGSLEIKYRPKKSREKEMEPDRTDKEPDTPDFKMDGRRGARIKRSARMCGECEACMRTEDCGQCDFCKDMKKFGGPNKIRQKCRLRQCEVRARKMLRVKDEEYSMSKGSDHHFQDGLLSEDYSDNEMELYQQYCAGQYGDHSTGWNSDDDDGSHGDSTIRKRAVKVKHVKRREKRSEKMKEENKPRKHKPKQKHRDKVRHSERAEVRDSGGARQCLGPGCVEAARSNSKYCSDDCGMKLAANRLYEILPQRIQQWQQSPCIAEEQGKKLLERIRREQQSARMRLTEMEKRFHELEGIIAKAKQQVVQHDEEVNEGDDDTDLQIFCVSCSHPVNPKVALRHMERCYAKYESQTSFGSMYPTRIEGATRLFCDVYNPQSKTYCKRLQVLCPEHSRDPKVPADEVCGCPLVRDVFEPTGEYCRVSKRKCNKHYCWEKLRRAEVDLERVRVWYKLDELFEQERNVRTAMTNRAGLMALMLHQTIQHDPITTDLRTSKDR; encoded by the exons ATGAGTCTGGACCAGAGAAATGCACCTGTGTATTGCCTTTGTCGCAAACCGGACATCAACTGCTTCATGAT TGGTTGTGACAGTTGCAGTGAGTGGTTTCATGGAGACTGTATAAATATATCCGAGAAGACTGCCAAAACCATCCGCGTATGGTACTGCGAAAAGTGTCGAA GTAAAGATGGATCCTTAGAGATCAAATATCGTCCCAAGAAGAGTCGTGAAAAAGAGATGGAGCCTGACAGAACAGACAAAGAGCCCGACACGCCGGATTTCAAGATGGATGGACGGCGCGGGGCACGG ATCAAGCGTTCCGCTCGCATGTGTGGAGAATGCGAAGCCTGTATGCGCACAGAAGACTGTGGACAGTGTGACTTCTGTAAAGACATGAAGAAGTTCGGCGGCCCGAATAAGATCAGACAGAAGTGTCGACTGAGGCAGTGTGAAGTGCGGGCGAGG AAAATGTTGCGAGTGAAGGATGAGGAATACTCCATGTCTAAAGGCAGCGACCACCACTTTCAAGATGGCCTGCTCTCTGAAGATTACAGTGATAATGAAATGGAGTTGTATCAGCAGTACTGCGCCGGGCAGTATGGAGACCACAGCACG GGTTGGAACAGCGATGATGACGATGGTTCACACGGTGATTCAACTATTAGAAAGAGAGCTGTCAAGGTCAAGCATGTGAAAAGAAGAGAGAAGCGATCTGAAAAAATG AAAGAAGAGAATAAGCCTCGGAAGCACAAGCCAAAACAGAAGCACCGGGACAAGGTGAGACATAGCGAGAGGGCAGAGGTTCGAGACAGTGGAGGAGCCAGACAGTGCCTCGGACCTGGATGTGTTGAAGCAGCACGCTCCAACTCCAAATACTGCTCTGATGACTGCGGCATGAAGCTCGCAGCCAA TCGACTCTATGAGATCCTGCCCCAGCGTATTCAACAATGGCAGCAGAGCCCATGTATCGCCGAGGAACAGGGTAAGAAACTTCTAGAGCGCATTCGCCGTGAGCAGCAGTCGGCTCGTATGCGACTCACTGAAATGGAGAAACGATTCCATGAGCTGGAGGGCATCATCGCTAAAGCCAAACAACAGGTTGTGCAGCATGACGAAGAG GTGAATGAGGGAGACGACGACACAGATCTCCAAATCTTCTGTGTGTCCTGCAGTCACCCAGTTAACCCCAAGGTGGCACTCCGTCACATGGAAAGGTGCTACGCCAAG TATGAGAGTCAGACATCATTTGGCTCCATGTATCCCACACGCATAGAGGG TGCTACACGGCTCTTCTGCGACGTTTACAATCCACAAAGCAAAACCTACTGTAAGAGACTGCAGGTTCTCTGTCCAGAGCACTCCAGAGACCCAAAG GTCCCTGCAGATGAGGTGTGTGGGTGTCCACTGGTCCGTGATGTATTTGAGCCCACCGGAGAGTACTGCAGGGTGTCCAAACGCAAATGTAACAAGCACTACTGCTGGGAGAAACTCCGCAGGGCTGAAGTGGACCTTGAACGAGTCAGAGTG TGGTACAAGTTGGATGAATTGTTTGAGCAGGAGCGCAATGTAAGAACTGCCATGACGAATCGCGCAGGCCTCATGGCCCTCATGCTGCACCAGACAATTCAACATGACCCGATTACCACAGACCTGAGAACCAGCAAGGACAGATAA
- the LOC127415033 gene encoding CXXC-type zinc finger protein 1-like isoform X3 has product MDSEASDFERRRRPEMSLDQRNAPVYCLCRKPDINCFMIGCDSCSEWFHGDCINISEKTAKTIRVWYCEKCRSKDGSLEIKYRPKKSREKEMEPDRTDKEPDTPDFKMDGRRGARKMLRVKDEEYSMSKGSDHHFQDGLLSEDYSDNEMELYQQYCAGQYGDHSTGWNSDDDDGSHGDSTIRKRAVKVKHVKRREKRSEKMKEENKPRKHKPKQKHRDKVRHSERAEVRDSGGARQCLGPGCVEAARSNSKYCSDDCGMKLAANRLYEILPQRIQQWQQSPCIAEEQGKKLLERIRREQQSARMRLTEMEKRFHELEGIIAKAKQQVVQHDEEVNEGDDDTDLQIFCVSCSHPVNPKVALRHMERCYAKYESQTSFGSMYPTRIEGATRLFCDVYNPQSKTYCKRLQVLCPEHSRDPKVPADEVCGCPLVRDVFEPTGEYCRVSKRKCNKHYCWEKLRRAEVDLERVRVWYKLDELFEQERNVRTAMTNRAGLMALMLHQTIQHDPITTDLRTSKDR; this is encoded by the exons ATG GACAGCGAGGCATCAGACTTTGAGCGACGTCGCAGACCAGAGATGAGTCTGGACCAGAGAAATGCACCTGTGTATTGCCTTTGTCGCAAACCGGACATCAACTGCTTCATGAT TGGTTGTGACAGTTGCAGTGAGTGGTTTCATGGAGACTGTATAAATATATCCGAGAAGACTGCCAAAACCATCCGCGTATGGTACTGCGAAAAGTGTCGAA GTAAAGATGGATCCTTAGAGATCAAATATCGTCCCAAGAAGAGTCGTGAAAAAGAGATGGAGCCTGACAGAACAGACAAAGAGCCCGACACGCCGGATTTCAAGATGGATGGACGGCGCGGGGCACGG AAAATGTTGCGAGTGAAGGATGAGGAATACTCCATGTCTAAAGGCAGCGACCACCACTTTCAAGATGGCCTGCTCTCTGAAGATTACAGTGATAATGAAATGGAGTTGTATCAGCAGTACTGCGCCGGGCAGTATGGAGACCACAGCACG GGTTGGAACAGCGATGATGACGATGGTTCACACGGTGATTCAACTATTAGAAAGAGAGCTGTCAAGGTCAAGCATGTGAAAAGAAGAGAGAAGCGATCTGAAAAAATG AAAGAAGAGAATAAGCCTCGGAAGCACAAGCCAAAACAGAAGCACCGGGACAAGGTGAGACATAGCGAGAGGGCAGAGGTTCGAGACAGTGGAGGAGCCAGACAGTGCCTCGGACCTGGATGTGTTGAAGCAGCACGCTCCAACTCCAAATACTGCTCTGATGACTGCGGCATGAAGCTCGCAGCCAA TCGACTCTATGAGATCCTGCCCCAGCGTATTCAACAATGGCAGCAGAGCCCATGTATCGCCGAGGAACAGGGTAAGAAACTTCTAGAGCGCATTCGCCGTGAGCAGCAGTCGGCTCGTATGCGACTCACTGAAATGGAGAAACGATTCCATGAGCTGGAGGGCATCATCGCTAAAGCCAAACAACAGGTTGTGCAGCATGACGAAGAG GTGAATGAGGGAGACGACGACACAGATCTCCAAATCTTCTGTGTGTCCTGCAGTCACCCAGTTAACCCCAAGGTGGCACTCCGTCACATGGAAAGGTGCTACGCCAAG TATGAGAGTCAGACATCATTTGGCTCCATGTATCCCACACGCATAGAGGG TGCTACACGGCTCTTCTGCGACGTTTACAATCCACAAAGCAAAACCTACTGTAAGAGACTGCAGGTTCTCTGTCCAGAGCACTCCAGAGACCCAAAG GTCCCTGCAGATGAGGTGTGTGGGTGTCCACTGGTCCGTGATGTATTTGAGCCCACCGGAGAGTACTGCAGGGTGTCCAAACGCAAATGTAACAAGCACTACTGCTGGGAGAAACTCCGCAGGGCTGAAGTGGACCTTGAACGAGTCAGAGTG TGGTACAAGTTGGATGAATTGTTTGAGCAGGAGCGCAATGTAAGAACTGCCATGACGAATCGCGCAGGCCTCATGGCCCTCATGCTGCACCAGACAATTCAACATGACCCGATTACCACAGACCTGAGAACCAGCAAGGACAGATAA